Proteins encoded within one genomic window of Prosthecobacter fusiformis:
- a CDS encoding alpha/beta hydrolase family protein encodes MSSIPSTHRRDFLQTTGLSLLSLPVLSQLGGPAAIAAEAAGKATSPESLPPLNRFPRMMQEWLIDQVREAESRGNARRDTLKTRADAEAYVKSVQERIRQCFGPMPEKTPLNARVTGTVVRDNYRIENIIFESRPGYLVTGNLYLPSGLGGKRPATIGVCGHSANGKAAESYQGFAQGLALQGHICFLIDPVGQGERFQYLKDGSLKSRLGGGTSEHIQMGNNQTLVGEFLGAWFAWDGIRALDYLLTRDEVDTNHLGITGNSGGGTQTTWLCGLEPRFTMGAPSCFVTTFRRNVENELPADTEQCPPQALALDLDHSDFLAAMAPKPVIILAQEKDFFDARGSIEAYERLKSLYTLLGKPENIQLHIGPDPHGYSQPNREAMYRFFNKVTGVSDVQAEPALTLEKDETLQCSPEGQVANLKSRTLMSFTQDKAKIQSQGRKSLKGEALTTELRDVLRLPDLPATAPDYGILRSAGTRKYPAKTYCTYTVETEPGIQALVTRIQEEALTSRMPGAAKKAVLYVSHRSADAELRNESFVQDLITAEPEAAFYACDVRGIGESQPNTCGSNQFLRPYGSQYFYAAHGLMLNRPLLGQRVFDVLRVIQALRAAGHQEIHLAGRGWGALPAAFAALLSTDVKQVTLKNALSSYQDVATDPEYQWPYAFMLPNVLTHFDLPDCYAALAGKKLRNLEPWGAQEGMKE; translated from the coding sequence ATGTCCAGTATTCCGAGCACCCACCGCCGTGACTTCCTACAGACCACAGGTCTGAGCCTCCTCAGTCTGCCAGTGCTCTCCCAGTTGGGCGGCCCGGCAGCCATCGCTGCGGAAGCCGCTGGCAAAGCGACTTCCCCTGAGTCCCTGCCTCCGCTGAACCGCTTTCCGCGCATGATGCAGGAATGGCTGATTGATCAGGTACGGGAAGCAGAATCACGCGGCAATGCCAGGCGGGATACTCTCAAAACCCGGGCTGACGCTGAGGCGTATGTGAAGTCTGTTCAGGAGCGTATTCGCCAGTGCTTTGGCCCTATGCCGGAAAAGACTCCGTTGAACGCCAGGGTGACCGGCACAGTGGTGAGGGATAACTACCGCATTGAAAACATCATCTTCGAAAGCCGTCCCGGATACCTGGTGACGGGCAATCTATACCTGCCGTCTGGCCTCGGCGGGAAGAGGCCAGCGACCATTGGCGTCTGCGGACATTCGGCCAATGGCAAAGCTGCGGAAAGTTATCAAGGCTTTGCTCAGGGGCTGGCCCTCCAGGGTCATATCTGCTTCCTCATTGACCCAGTGGGACAAGGGGAGCGCTTTCAATATCTGAAGGATGGCAGCCTGAAGTCTCGCCTCGGTGGCGGCACCTCAGAGCACATCCAAATGGGCAATAACCAGACCTTGGTCGGCGAATTCCTGGGGGCTTGGTTCGCCTGGGATGGCATTCGCGCTCTCGATTATCTGCTGACTCGTGATGAAGTGGACACGAACCACCTTGGCATTACTGGCAATTCCGGCGGTGGCACGCAGACCACTTGGCTCTGCGGTCTGGAGCCACGTTTCACCATGGGCGCACCCTCCTGTTTTGTGACCACCTTCCGCCGGAATGTGGAAAACGAGCTGCCTGCAGATACCGAGCAGTGTCCGCCCCAGGCCCTGGCCCTGGATTTAGACCATTCAGACTTTCTCGCCGCCATGGCTCCAAAGCCAGTTATCATCCTGGCCCAGGAAAAAGATTTCTTCGATGCACGGGGTTCTATCGAGGCCTATGAGCGGCTAAAATCATTATATACCTTGTTAGGCAAACCTGAGAACATCCAGCTCCATATTGGGCCAGATCCCCACGGGTACTCGCAGCCCAACCGCGAAGCAATGTACCGCTTCTTCAACAAGGTGACCGGAGTCTCCGATGTCCAAGCAGAGCCAGCCCTGACGCTTGAGAAGGACGAGACTCTTCAATGCTCCCCTGAGGGTCAGGTGGCAAACCTCAAATCCCGTACTCTGATGTCCTTCACCCAGGACAAGGCCAAGATCCAGAGCCAGGGAAGGAAGAGTTTGAAAGGGGAAGCGTTAACAACAGAGCTGCGCGATGTACTACGGCTACCAGATCTGCCTGCCACCGCACCTGACTATGGCATCCTGCGCAGCGCAGGCACTCGCAAATACCCTGCTAAAACTTACTGCACGTACACCGTCGAAACCGAGCCTGGCATCCAAGCGCTGGTGACCCGCATTCAGGAAGAGGCACTGACCTCCCGGATGCCAGGGGCTGCCAAGAAAGCAGTGCTCTATGTATCCCACCGCTCCGCAGATGCCGAGTTGCGAAATGAATCTTTCGTTCAGGACCTTATCACCGCAGAACCCGAAGCCGCCTTCTATGCCTGCGATGTCCGTGGCATCGGCGAATCCCAGCCAAACACCTGCGGATCAAATCAGTTCCTGCGTCCCTATGGCAGCCAGTATTTTTATGCAGCCCATGGCCTTATGCTAAATCGTCCTTTGTTAGGCCAGCGGGTCTTTGATGTCCTTCGTGTCATCCAGGCTCTGCGAGCAGCCGGGCATCAGGAGATTCATCTGGCTGGACGCGGCTGGGGTGCACTGCCTGCGGCTTTCGCGGCGCTGCTTTCTACAGATGTGAAACAGGTGACGCTCAAGAATGCGCTGTCTTCCTATCAAGACGTGGCAACAGATCCTGAGTACCAGTGGCCGTATGCATTCATGCTGCCCAATGTGCTCACGCATTTTGACTTACCGGATTGCTACGCAGCACTCGCTGGCAAGAAGCTGCGAAACCTGGAACCCTGGGGCGCACAGGAAGGCATGAAGGAATGA
- the zigA gene encoding zinc metallochaperone GTPase ZigA translates to MPLSPSVLPLPVTVLSGFLGAGKTTLLNHILRNREGRKIAVIVNDMSEVNVDAQLVKSGDARLSRTEEKMVEMSNGCICCTLREDLMIEVRKLAKEGRFDALVIESTGVSEPMPVAETFTFQDEDGSSLSDLANLDTMVTVVDARNFLNDYHSTEDLVDRGQGLSDEDGRTLAHLLTDQIEFANVILINKTDAVEPDAVEEIQGIIRALNPKARVHLTQNSQVPLEAVLHTGLFAMNEAEQSQGWLDSLNGHTPEMEEYGISSFVYRAHRPFHPQRFSDHLKGSWGGVIRAKGLFWLATRMELAGYLSQAGVLRDTRALGFFWSAVDHAEWPQDEESLAEIRANSHEPYGDRRQEIVIIGHHMNRAGLQAQFDACLLTDEEYEAGPDGWKTLSDPFPQWMPES, encoded by the coding sequence ATGCCCCTAAGCCCCTCTGTTCTGCCTCTTCCTGTCACGGTTCTTTCCGGCTTTTTAGGAGCTGGGAAAACGACTTTGCTGAATCACATCCTGCGAAATCGCGAGGGCCGAAAAATTGCGGTGATCGTGAACGACATGAGCGAGGTCAATGTGGACGCTCAGTTGGTCAAATCCGGGGATGCCCGTCTGAGCCGGACCGAGGAGAAGATGGTGGAGATGAGCAACGGCTGCATCTGCTGCACCCTGCGGGAAGATCTCATGATTGAAGTCCGAAAGCTGGCAAAGGAAGGCCGGTTCGATGCCTTGGTGATTGAGTCCACAGGTGTTTCCGAGCCCATGCCAGTCGCAGAGACCTTTACTTTTCAAGATGAGGATGGCAGCTCGCTTTCTGATCTGGCCAATTTGGACACGATGGTCACCGTCGTCGATGCGCGAAATTTCCTGAACGATTATCACAGCACGGAGGATCTGGTGGACCGGGGGCAAGGCCTCAGTGATGAAGATGGACGCACATTGGCGCACTTACTGACTGACCAGATCGAGTTTGCGAACGTCATTTTGATCAATAAGACGGATGCGGTGGAGCCAGATGCTGTAGAGGAGATCCAGGGCATCATTCGTGCCTTGAATCCAAAAGCCAGGGTGCATTTAACGCAGAATTCGCAGGTGCCATTGGAAGCTGTGCTGCATACCGGCCTCTTCGCCATGAATGAAGCGGAACAGAGCCAGGGCTGGCTGGATTCCTTGAACGGGCATACGCCAGAAATGGAAGAGTATGGCATCAGCAGCTTTGTGTATCGCGCACATCGGCCATTTCATCCTCAGCGTTTCAGTGATCATCTCAAAGGAAGCTGGGGAGGAGTCATCCGTGCCAAAGGACTCTTTTGGCTGGCCACCCGGATGGAACTGGCCGGGTATTTATCCCAGGCAGGAGTCTTGCGTGACACCCGTGCCCTTGGCTTTTTCTGGTCTGCCGTGGATCATGCAGAATGGCCGCAGGATGAGGAAAGTTTGGCCGAAATCCGAGCGAATTCCCACGAACCCTACGGAGACCGCAGGCAGGAGATCGTCATCATCGGTCACCACATGAACCGTGCAGGACTTCAGGCGCAGTTTGATGCCTGCCTCCTGACAGATGAGGAATACGAAGCAGGTCCAGATGGCTGGAAAACACTATCAGATCCCTTTCCGCAATGGATGCCTGAGTCTTGA
- the mtnA gene encoding S-methyl-5-thioribose-1-phosphate isomerase, with product MLVSGIPYRTIWLHEASVRIIDQRRLPWTFDLLDLHTVAEVAEAIRDMAVRGAGLIGATAGYGMWLAAQEAATQKELQSLADSLISTRPTAVNLSWAVNRQLAAIQAAGFQNRIETARITAETIADEDAASCAAIGQHGLEIIQAISARKPGQTVQVLTHCNAGWLAFVDHGSATAPIYAAHAAGIPIHVWVDETRPRNQGARLTAWELAQQGVPHTVIADNTGGHLMQQGMVDLVITGADRVTRTGDVANKIGTYLKALAAMDNGVPFYVALPSSTFDWTLSDGVKGIPIEQRAPDEVTEMEGITDSGSIETLRIVSPGSAAANYAFDVTPARLVTGLITEKGLCSTNEAAICALHGKIPNSNLTAPLS from the coding sequence ATGCTCGTTTCCGGCATCCCCTACCGTACCATCTGGCTCCATGAGGCGTCAGTGCGCATCATTGACCAGCGGCGGCTGCCCTGGACCTTTGATCTGCTGGACCTACACACCGTCGCTGAAGTGGCTGAAGCCATCCGCGATATGGCCGTGCGCGGCGCGGGCTTGATCGGGGCCACCGCTGGATACGGCATGTGGCTGGCGGCACAGGAGGCAGCGACGCAAAAAGAACTGCAAAGCCTGGCGGACAGCCTCATTTCCACCCGGCCAACGGCCGTCAATTTAAGCTGGGCCGTGAACCGCCAGCTTGCCGCCATCCAGGCCGCAGGATTTCAAAACCGGATCGAAACCGCACGCATCACCGCCGAGACGATTGCGGATGAAGATGCAGCCTCCTGCGCCGCCATCGGCCAGCACGGGCTGGAAATCATCCAGGCCATCTCAGCCCGCAAGCCAGGACAGACTGTTCAGGTGCTGACCCATTGCAATGCCGGCTGGCTGGCCTTTGTGGACCACGGCTCCGCCACAGCCCCCATCTATGCAGCCCACGCCGCAGGCATCCCCATCCATGTGTGGGTGGATGAAACCCGCCCGAGGAACCAGGGTGCCCGCCTCACCGCCTGGGAACTGGCCCAGCAGGGAGTGCCGCATACCGTCATTGCCGATAACACCGGCGGCCACCTCATGCAGCAGGGCATGGTGGATCTGGTGATCACGGGAGCGGACCGGGTCACGCGCACTGGGGATGTTGCTAACAAGATCGGCACCTATCTAAAAGCGCTCGCTGCCATGGACAACGGCGTCCCGTTTTATGTAGCCCTGCCCAGCTCCACCTTTGACTGGACCCTTAGCGATGGTGTCAAAGGCATACCCATTGAGCAGCGCGCTCCGGATGAAGTGACTGAAATGGAAGGCATCACCGACAGTGGCAGCATTGAGACGTTGCGTATTGTTTCTCCAGGTTCGGCAGCGGCCAATTATGCCTTTGATGTCACACCGGCCCGTCTGGTGACAGGCTTGATCACTGAAAAAGGTCTCTGTTCCACGAACGAAGCCGCCATCTGTGCTCTGCACGGCAAGATACCAAATTCTAACCTCACCGCCCCCCTTTCATGA
- the leuC gene encoding 3-isopropylmalate dehydratase large subunit yields the protein MGKTLFEKVWESHVVGTLANGQTQLLIDTHLVHEVTSPQAFGMLRDLGLKVAYPHRTFATVDHIVPTDSQVSPFSDPLAEAMIQELNKNAKEFGVTYFSLSSGKQGIVHVVGPEQGITQPGTTIACGDSHTATHGAFGAIAFGIGTTQVRDILATQTMALSKMKVRRINVEGKLRPGVYSKDVALHIIRLLGAGGGVGYAYEYGGNVFDGFTMEERMTVCNMAIEGGARCGYVNPDETTFEYLKGRPYSPKGDQWDTTVAKWRETASDADAKYDDIVNIRAEDIPPTVTWGTSPDQAISVTENVPTAESATTEPGRISIQDALDYMKLPPGEPIKGTKIDVAFIGSCTNGRLSDFREVAKFIKGKKVAANVKAIAVPGSQIVDAMARQEGLDKVFSEAGFEWRGAGCSMCLAMNPDKLVGDQLCASSSNRNFKGRQGSTTGRTVLMSPVMVAAAALTGSIADAREVFSIAG from the coding sequence ATGGGCAAAACACTCTTCGAAAAAGTCTGGGAATCACACGTCGTCGGAACGCTCGCCAACGGACAGACACAATTGCTCATTGATACCCACTTGGTGCATGAAGTGACCAGCCCGCAGGCTTTTGGTATGCTTCGCGATCTGGGCCTGAAGGTGGCGTATCCGCACCGCACCTTTGCGACCGTGGATCACATCGTGCCGACGGATAGCCAGGTTTCCCCTTTTTCCGATCCGTTGGCTGAAGCCATGATCCAGGAGCTCAACAAGAACGCCAAGGAATTTGGCGTCACCTATTTCAGCCTTTCCAGCGGCAAGCAGGGCATCGTCCACGTTGTCGGGCCGGAGCAGGGCATTACCCAGCCAGGCACCACGATCGCCTGCGGTGACTCCCATACCGCCACACACGGTGCCTTTGGTGCCATCGCTTTCGGCATCGGCACGACTCAAGTGCGGGACATCCTGGCTACACAGACCATGGCTCTGAGCAAGATGAAGGTCCGCCGCATCAATGTGGAAGGCAAGCTCCGCCCGGGTGTTTACTCAAAGGACGTCGCCCTTCACATCATCCGCCTTCTGGGCGCTGGAGGCGGTGTAGGTTACGCCTATGAATACGGTGGCAATGTGTTTGACGGTTTCACGATGGAAGAACGCATGACCGTCTGTAACATGGCCATCGAAGGCGGCGCCCGCTGCGGTTATGTGAATCCTGATGAGACCACCTTTGAATACCTCAAAGGCCGTCCTTATTCTCCTAAAGGTGATCAATGGGACACCACCGTCGCCAAATGGCGCGAGACTGCATCGGATGCGGACGCCAAGTATGATGACATCGTCAACATCCGTGCCGAGGACATCCCGCCGACTGTGACCTGGGGCACCAGCCCTGACCAAGCGATCTCCGTCACTGAAAACGTGCCGACTGCGGAAAGCGCCACGACTGAGCCAGGACGCATTTCCATCCAGGACGCGCTTGATTACATGAAGCTGCCCCCTGGCGAGCCCATCAAAGGCACCAAGATCGACGTGGCCTTCATCGGTTCTTGCACCAACGGTCGTCTCAGCGATTTCCGCGAAGTAGCCAAGTTCATCAAGGGCAAGAAAGTGGCTGCGAACGTCAAGGCGATTGCTGTCCCAGGATCCCAGATCGTGGATGCCATGGCCCGTCAGGAAGGCCTGGATAAAGTCTTCTCCGAAGCTGGCTTCGAATGGCGTGGTGCAGGCTGCTCCATGTGCCTGGCCATGAATCCGGACAAGCTCGTGGGTGACCAGCTTTGTGCTTCCTCCAGTAACCGTAACTTCAAAGGCCGTCAGGGCAGCACCACGGGACGCACCGTTCTGATGTCACCCGTCATGGTGGCCGCCGCAGCGCTTACCGGCAGCATTGCCGACGCACGCGAGGTGTTCTCCATCGCGGGCTAA
- a CDS encoding PrsW family glutamic-type intramembrane protease: MIHGWRSQIHYWSRNSGFLKRLALAIATAGFLLSLLIIVLTPDASQFTSTDPLEQKLRTEWQVLNRADKPTPHELVRWLHHATDNIHHLCSVLGIKTTTWDDYKTDGRLAGHEVRPLLEKHSADPAVVLLWENYIQASLNRDVETSRWLSEQAALPAPLITAPLIESFQLAELSPSRSLAALMREATLFPSPLVREAALHTALVQKDLPAMRLIADQPDWWSTMPAQLRRAAASELGDFRLQLQSMLAYRFILEAPGGTLAVALLAAAIWYVILVLHGLRGTWRWVFPLLPLLAGIFSVWPVFFISSWQEFTLGMKEDGPFPQDLWYQIGGVGMREELCKLLFASLFMPWLLIKRPAGGALMIGAFVGLGFALEENIGYYLRGDDGVPLTRFFTANFFHAALTGISTHAFYQLWRSRFGTADRFIITFLGVVVAHGAYNFGYSDRFADTNAYLSIIILAFVAWHFLDLVDQECPPGRQWLSPAAVFLVGTASLMAVIFLSIAIRTPDRHILVLAATQCISMFPIAFIYWRRLSP; the protein is encoded by the coding sequence ATGATCCACGGCTGGCGCTCCCAAATCCACTACTGGAGCCGCAACAGTGGCTTTCTCAAGCGACTCGCTCTGGCCATCGCCACCGCCGGCTTCCTGCTTTCTCTGCTGATCATCGTACTTACTCCCGATGCCAGCCAGTTCACCTCCACAGATCCTTTGGAGCAAAAATTGCGCACGGAGTGGCAAGTACTTAACCGCGCGGACAAACCGACCCCGCATGAACTCGTCCGCTGGCTGCATCATGCGACGGATAATATTCATCATTTATGCAGCGTCCTCGGCATCAAAACCACCACCTGGGACGACTACAAGACCGATGGCCGCCTAGCCGGACATGAAGTACGTCCTTTGCTGGAAAAACACAGTGCCGATCCTGCTGTCGTTCTACTTTGGGAAAACTACATCCAGGCATCCCTAAACCGGGATGTGGAGACCTCCCGCTGGCTCAGTGAACAGGCTGCTTTGCCAGCACCTCTTATCACCGCGCCTCTCATCGAATCTTTTCAACTGGCCGAGCTATCTCCATCCCGGTCACTGGCCGCACTCATGCGGGAGGCGACCCTTTTCCCCAGCCCCCTCGTTCGCGAAGCCGCACTGCATACCGCTTTGGTGCAGAAGGATCTGCCCGCCATGAGGCTGATCGCGGACCAGCCAGACTGGTGGTCCACCATGCCTGCCCAATTACGCCGCGCTGCCGCATCGGAGCTGGGAGATTTCCGGCTGCAGCTCCAAAGCATGCTGGCCTATCGATTTATACTGGAGGCTCCCGGCGGCACCCTCGCCGTGGCCTTGCTGGCGGCTGCCATTTGGTATGTCATTCTGGTCTTGCATGGTCTGCGTGGTACCTGGCGGTGGGTATTCCCACTGCTTCCCTTGCTGGCAGGCATCTTCAGTGTCTGGCCCGTTTTTTTCATCTCTTCATGGCAGGAATTCACCCTGGGAATGAAGGAGGACGGTCCTTTTCCGCAGGATCTCTGGTACCAAATTGGCGGCGTCGGGATGAGGGAGGAGCTATGCAAACTCCTCTTCGCCTCTCTTTTTATGCCTTGGCTGCTCATCAAGAGACCAGCAGGTGGTGCGCTGATGATCGGAGCCTTTGTCGGCCTGGGCTTCGCCTTGGAGGAAAACATCGGTTATTATCTCCGTGGGGATGACGGGGTTCCCCTCACACGCTTCTTCACGGCGAATTTCTTCCATGCAGCGCTCACAGGCATCTCCACCCATGCTTTTTATCAATTGTGGCGCTCACGTTTTGGCACGGCTGACCGGTTCATTATCACATTCCTGGGGGTGGTCGTGGCTCACGGAGCTTATAACTTTGGCTACTCCGACCGCTTCGCAGACACGAATGCGTATCTTTCCATCATCATCCTCGCCTTCGTCGCCTGGCACTTTTTGGATCTGGTGGACCAGGAGTGCCCGCCTGGGAGGCAATGGCTGTCCCCGGCAGCGGTCTTTTTAGTGGGCACCGCTTCCCTCATGGCGGTGATCTTTTTATCCATCGCCATTCGCACTCCAGACCGGCATATCCTGGTCCTGGCTGCAACCCAATGCATCTCCATGTTCCCTATCGCCTTCATTTATTGGCGCAGATTGAGTCCCTGA